In Candidatus Eisenbacteria bacterium, the following proteins share a genomic window:
- a CDS encoding ABC transporter permease — protein MIPATPYRRATPAWLVVMRWEVLRILRQPTFVVSLLITPLLAVGTPWLISKLGHRNPPRVAVAWTNTVGEITETGPHALARAQHIAWVPDADVPRDTVQLKERVASGKLAGALLVPADYAEGGEVRVWVKRGAPGWAGGLAGMFREDARAARAARLGLPAGSLEALDADVSVELRPLSEGGSTKLGGFLIVFGILMLMMMVVFSSISYLIAGIGAEKQARVTEVVVSAIPPQAWMDGKILGFTVIGLLMAVVWGASLLVAAVLLRFPLPSGVQPGVLAVTLVFATCGLYLYNAMFAGIMASIRSMQSSSGSQTWFFMLPFAPFFLLDPLRDDPDAAWLAVATLIPPLTPSMVPVRLVMQAITWWEVVLALGVLIGACFYMRRAAGRIFRLGMLLYGKDMTMPEILRWMREKD, from the coding sequence GTGATCCCGGCGACGCCCTATCGCCGCGCCACCCCGGCGTGGCTGGTGGTGATGCGCTGGGAGGTCCTGCGCATCCTGCGACAGCCGACGTTCGTGGTCTCCCTGCTCATCACGCCGCTGCTCGCGGTCGGCACGCCGTGGCTGATCAGCAAGCTCGGCCATCGCAATCCGCCGCGGGTCGCGGTCGCGTGGACGAACACGGTCGGCGAGATCACCGAGACCGGGCCGCACGCACTCGCGCGCGCACAGCACATCGCGTGGGTGCCGGACGCCGACGTGCCTCGCGACACCGTGCAACTGAAGGAGCGCGTGGCGAGCGGCAAGCTCGCCGGCGCCCTGCTGGTGCCGGCGGACTATGCAGAAGGCGGCGAGGTGCGGGTGTGGGTCAAGCGCGGTGCGCCGGGCTGGGCCGGCGGGCTTGCCGGAATGTTCCGTGAGGACGCGCGCGCGGCGCGGGCCGCGCGGCTCGGGTTGCCGGCCGGCTCGCTCGAGGCGCTCGACGCCGATGTTTCGGTCGAGCTGCGACCGCTCTCAGAAGGCGGGAGCACCAAATTGGGCGGATTCCTGATCGTGTTCGGAATCCTGATGCTCATGATGATGGTGGTGTTCTCGAGCATCTCGTACCTGATTGCCGGCATCGGCGCCGAGAAACAGGCCCGCGTGACCGAGGTGGTCGTCTCCGCGATCCCGCCGCAGGCCTGGATGGACGGCAAGATCCTTGGCTTCACCGTGATCGGCCTGCTGATGGCGGTGGTGTGGGGCGCGTCGCTGCTGGTCGCCGCTGTGCTGCTGCGCTTTCCGCTGCCGAGCGGCGTGCAGCCGGGGGTGCTGGCGGTGACGCTGGTGTTCGCGACCTGCGGTCTCTACCTGTACAACGCGATGTTTGCGGGCATCATGGCGTCGATCCGCAGCATGCAGTCGTCGTCGGGCTCGCAGACCTGGTTTTTCATGCTGCCGTTCGCGCCGTTCTTCCTGCTCGACCCGCTGCGCGACGACCCCGATGCCGCGTGGCTTGCGGTGGCCACGCTGATCCCGCCGCTCACGCCCAGCATGGTGCCGGTGCGCCTCGTGATGCAGGCGATCACGTGGTGGGAGGTGGTGCTGGCGCTCGGGGTGCTGATCGGGGCGTGCTTCTACATGCGCCGCGCCGCGGGGCGGATCTTCCGGCTCGGCATGCTGCTCTACGGGAAAGACATGACGATGCCCGAGATCCTGCGCTGGATGCGGGAGAAGGACTAG
- a CDS encoding ATP-binding cassette domain-containing protein: protein MTPALLEVRSIAKRYGDLQAVHPLTFEVRRGEIFGFLGPNGAGKTTTLRMLLGITRPDGGEVRFDGARGLDPMRAGYLPEERGLFDDMPILETLVYLGELHGMRASDARTEATTWLDRFGLADRARTRLGILSKGNQQKVQLAAALLHRPALAVLDEPFSGLDPLNQELLFGVLNELCASGSAVLLSAHQLDLVERLAHRFLLISRGRAVLQGTLDEIRHDAAGGAAEVLALRLDPHPGATLDADAVHRAVAGPLAGAEATIRHAGDGSLTLEAPLAAGSDLAPWVAAVAPHARVRAAESRRLRLHEIYLRAVGEEVES from the coding sequence ATGACGCCCGCACTTCTAGAAGTTCGATCGATCGCCAAGCGCTACGGCGACCTTCAGGCCGTGCATCCGCTCACGTTCGAGGTGCGACGCGGCGAGATCTTCGGCTTCCTGGGCCCGAATGGCGCCGGCAAGACCACCACGCTGCGCATGCTGCTCGGCATCACCCGCCCGGACGGCGGTGAGGTGCGCTTCGACGGCGCGCGAGGACTCGATCCGATGCGCGCCGGCTATCTGCCCGAAGAGCGCGGCCTGTTCGACGACATGCCGATCCTCGAGACACTCGTCTATCTCGGCGAGCTGCACGGCATGCGCGCCTCCGACGCACGAACGGAAGCGACGACGTGGCTCGACCGCTTCGGGCTCGCCGATCGGGCACGCACCCGGCTCGGCATCCTCTCCAAGGGCAATCAGCAGAAGGTTCAGCTCGCAGCGGCGCTGCTGCATCGCCCGGCGCTCGCGGTGCTCGACGAACCGTTCTCGGGCCTCGATCCGCTCAATCAGGAGCTGCTGTTCGGAGTGTTGAACGAGCTGTGTGCCTCCGGCAGCGCGGTGCTGCTGTCAGCCCACCAGCTCGATCTGGTCGAACGGCTCGCGCATCGCTTCCTGCTGATCTCGCGCGGGCGCGCCGTGTTGCAGGGCACTCTCGACGAGATCCGTCACGACGCAGCCGGCGGCGCCGCCGAAGTGCTGGCGCTGCGGCTCGATCCGCACCCGGGCGCCACCCTCGATGCCGACGCGGTGCACCGTGCGGTCGCCGGCCCGCTCGCCGGCGCCGAGGCGACGATCCGGCATGCGGGCGACGGTTCGCTCACGCTCGAAGCGCCGCTGGCGGCCGGCAGCGACCTCGCGCCCTGGGTGGCGGCGGTGGCCCCGCACGCGCGCGTGCGCGCGGCCGAGTCGCGACGACTCAGGCTCCACGAGATCTACCTGCGCGCGGTGGGCGAGGAGGTGGAGTCGTGA
- a CDS encoding CapA family protein, translating to MRSIPRRSFLARSLAAAAGLALPAWARNGLAQPGESAPTPAAAFDSLRVERPSAPPDSLREGFPSVLLAAAGDTVLGYNLQDHFDAQLAAGQTREQLWPLYFACVRQLLDQADLSIVNLECGFTERGEKLAKNFNFRARPELVEILKHGGVDVVSLANNHIRDYGRAGVEDTIATLDRSGIRHFGAGRNLRVARRPCILERQGLRVGLLGYYFQAPPDMLEPAQIYATAKRWGAAGCYQNLDCIRAMVRADVEELIPRVDIAVPFFHWGKEGSYEVRDYQIELAHLCVDLGCKAVLGAHPHRLQGVELYRGAPIFYSLGNFVYGGIKEPSDRLSALARMRIGRAGSIEADLVPLHFTTWPERAFQPSVLDGVEREDALRRIAELSRSFPATLPQLATYLGDAQPVPGR from the coding sequence ATGCGATCGATCCCACGCCGAAGTTTTCTCGCCCGTTCGCTCGCCGCCGCGGCCGGCCTCGCGCTGCCCGCATGGGCGCGCAACGGCCTCGCGCAGCCCGGCGAGAGCGCCCCCACGCCCGCGGCTGCGTTCGATTCGTTGCGCGTCGAGCGCCCGAGTGCGCCACCCGACTCGCTGCGCGAGGGGTTCCCGAGCGTCCTGCTGGCCGCGGCGGGCGACACGGTGCTCGGCTACAACCTGCAGGATCACTTCGACGCCCAGCTCGCCGCCGGCCAGACGCGCGAGCAGCTGTGGCCTCTCTACTTCGCGTGCGTGCGCCAGCTTCTCGACCAGGCTGATCTCTCGATCGTGAACCTCGAGTGCGGATTCACCGAGCGCGGCGAGAAGCTGGCGAAGAACTTCAACTTCCGGGCGCGGCCGGAACTGGTCGAGATCCTGAAGCACGGCGGCGTCGACGTGGTGTCGCTCGCCAACAATCACATTCGCGACTACGGACGCGCGGGAGTCGAGGACACGATCGCGACGCTCGACCGCTCGGGAATCCGGCACTTCGGGGCCGGCCGCAACCTGCGGGTCGCCCGCCGCCCCTGCATCCTCGAGCGTCAGGGCCTGCGCGTGGGCCTGCTCGGCTATTACTTCCAGGCCCCGCCCGACATGCTGGAGCCCGCCCAGATCTACGCGACCGCGAAGCGCTGGGGTGCGGCGGGCTGCTATCAGAATCTCGACTGCATCCGCGCCATGGTGCGCGCGGACGTCGAGGAGTTGATCCCGCGGGTGGACATCGCCGTTCCATTCTTCCACTGGGGCAAGGAAGGCTCGTACGAGGTGCGCGACTATCAGATCGAACTCGCGCACCTGTGCGTCGACCTGGGCTGCAAGGCGGTGCTGGGCGCTCATCCGCATCGGCTGCAGGGCGTCGAGCTGTACCGGGGCGCTCCGATCTTCTATTCGCTCGGCAATTTCGTGTACGGCGGCATCAAGGAACCGAGCGATCGACTGTCGGCCCTCGCGCGCATGCGGATCGGTCGCGCGGGCTCGATCGAAGCCGATCTGGTTCCGTTGCACTTCACCACCTGGCCCGAGCGCGCGTTTCAGCCGTCGGTGCTCGACGGCGTCGAGCGCGAGGACGCCTTGAGGCGCATCGCCGAGCTGTCGCGCTCGTTTCCGGCCACGCTGCCGCAACTTGCGACCTACCTCGGAGACGCCCAACC